In one window of Spartinivicinus marinus DNA:
- a CDS encoding phosphoribosyltransferase domain-containing protein yields MEEKVEIQSGALAFTINHHQNSQHYSLFDLLTFGARQNPKRGYLFISKVLGKHIPCRPALMRKTYCHLAEATQLIGDSCLVVGLAETATGLGAGVAEALVKPGHNLLYTHTTRYQLIDVPVIFKIDESHSHAPAHIVYQPAQQMKVKQVQTAVLVDDEITTGNTLLQLSEKLIDYVDDLQKIVWVSLVSWLSEQRKAEIQQLLPGVEVSFVCLVAGDFQFTPSAEFSCDLPARTQQQISQQAVLVEIRRGITFNEETNRFYKLTGTPFTLDELVKSEKYIVLGYGEFLYQPYKLAEQMESQGFDVVFQSTTRSPILEGDGIKRKEIFAVEDGYENYVYNRPEERTTIIAYETYAQYKSCGLAKQIDCIPVIQQSVEV; encoded by the coding sequence ATGGAAGAAAAAGTCGAAATTCAGTCAGGCGCGTTAGCCTTTACGATCAACCATCATCAAAATAGCCAGCACTACAGTCTGTTTGATCTGTTAACATTTGGGGCCAGACAAAATCCTAAGCGTGGCTATTTATTTATTTCAAAAGTATTAGGTAAACATATACCCTGTCGACCTGCCTTAATGAGAAAAACCTATTGTCACCTGGCTGAAGCGACTCAGTTGATAGGGGATTCTTGTTTAGTAGTAGGGTTAGCTGAAACTGCCACGGGTTTGGGGGCAGGTGTAGCAGAAGCACTGGTAAAACCAGGGCATAATCTGTTGTATACCCATACCACTCGATATCAATTAATTGATGTGCCCGTTATATTCAAAATTGATGAAAGCCACAGTCATGCGCCTGCACATATTGTTTATCAACCAGCTCAGCAAATGAAAGTCAAGCAGGTACAAACAGCCGTTTTAGTCGATGATGAAATTACCACGGGTAATACTCTGCTCCAGTTGTCAGAAAAGTTAATTGATTATGTAGACGATTTGCAAAAAATTGTATGGGTTAGCCTGGTTAGCTGGTTATCTGAGCAGCGTAAAGCCGAGATACAACAGTTATTACCTGGTGTTGAAGTATCCTTTGTTTGTTTAGTAGCAGGAGATTTCCAATTTACCCCAAGTGCAGAGTTTTCCTGTGATTTGCCTGCCAGGACTCAACAACAGATTTCTCAGCAAGCGGTGTTGGTTGAAATACGTAGAGGTATCACTTTTAATGAAGAGACCAATCGCTTTTATAAACTAACCGGAACACCTTTTACATTGGATGAACTGGTTAAGTCCGAAAAATATATTGTGCTAGGTTATGGCGAATTTTTATATCAACCCTATAAGCTTGCAGAACAGATGGAAAGTCAGGGATTTGATGTCGTGTTTCAGTCAACAACACGCTCCCCAATTCTAGAAGGAGATGGAATCAAGCGAAAGGAAATATTTGCCGTTGAAGATGGCTATGAAAACTACGTTTATAATCGCCCTGAAGAACGCACGACAATAATTGCTTATGAAACCTATGCTCAATATAAGAGCTGTGGTCTAGCTAAACAAATTGACTGTATCCCTGTCATTCAACAGTCTGTTGAGGTGTAA
- a CDS encoding cysteine protease StiP domain-containing protein, whose translation MGQQQLLTGSYHPKDCQFLLQEAEGVELLTVEEKEQRLQSGVHYSQMVSIEHAPTQAYLEIFYKLTAKYKNRLATEILQLAKLLQQTIGSSITLVSLARAGTPIGILLKRALLALGSVSSVQHYSISIIRGKGIDEAALAYLQASGVKADSIVFVDGWTAKGAITRELRQAIAGWNIKNKDYQLSDKLCVVSDIGFTAHYVATHDDYVIPSGILNSTVSGLVSRTIRNPGVVGFHQCVTYHDLQNHDLSNWFIEEIASEITQLNPVVLEAPEILDPQFQHRQHQVVLAYLTQVMKSHDIADINKVKPGIAEATRVMLRRIPDLLILKNRHQEDVEHLLMLAEEKQVSVTFDHTMPFNALALIKDLTRNQL comes from the coding sequence ATGGGGCAACAACAATTGTTAACAGGCAGCTATCACCCAAAAGATTGTCAGTTTCTCTTGCAAGAAGCCGAAGGTGTAGAGTTATTGACAGTAGAGGAAAAAGAACAACGTTTACAGTCAGGTGTCCATTACTCACAGATGGTATCCATTGAACATGCTCCTACTCAAGCTTATCTTGAGATCTTTTATAAATTAACGGCTAAATATAAAAACAGACTGGCAACAGAAATTTTACAACTGGCTAAACTGCTCCAACAAACGATTGGTAGTTCAATTACCTTGGTTTCTTTGGCGAGAGCTGGCACTCCAATTGGTATCTTACTAAAACGTGCTTTGTTAGCACTAGGCAGTGTTTCTTCAGTGCAGCACTATTCTATTTCTATTATTCGTGGCAAGGGAATTGATGAAGCAGCTTTGGCGTATTTACAAGCGAGTGGTGTGAAGGCTGATTCTATAGTGTTTGTTGATGGTTGGACGGCAAAAGGCGCGATTACTCGAGAATTAAGACAGGCAATAGCAGGCTGGAATATAAAAAATAAAGACTATCAACTCAGTGATAAGTTATGTGTGGTATCAGATATTGGTTTTACTGCCCATTATGTAGCTACTCATGATGATTATGTGATCCCTTCTGGTATTTTAAATAGCACTGTATCTGGCTTGGTTTCAAGGACTATTCGTAATCCGGGGGTGGTCGGTTTTCATCAATGTGTTACCTATCATGATTTACAAAATCATGATTTAAGTAACTGGTTTATTGAAGAAATTGCCAGTGAAATTACCCAATTGAATCCAGTTGTATTAGAAGCTCCAGAAATACTCGATCCACAGTTTCAGCATAGACAGCACCAGGTTGTATTAGCGTATTTAACTCAAGTAATGAAGTCGCATGATATTGCCGATATTAATAAAGTGAAGCCAGGTATTGCAGAAGCTACTCGGGTCATGCTGCGTCGGATTCCAGATTTATTGATTTTAAAAAATAGGCATCAAGAAGATGTTGAGCATTTGTTAATGTTGGCAGAAGAAAAACAAGTTAGTGTTACATTTGATCACACCATGCCATTTAATGCATTGGCCTTGATTAAAGATTTAACAAGGAATCAGCTATGA
- a CDS encoding aldolase/citrate lyase family protein: protein MKKHAEQLYYRLGATLYMPAIRPDLAQRLTTTQAGSVVLCTEDAISESQIEDALKNINKLLMSFPQINTNVFIRARSPQVLANLLALDTIDHIKGFVIPKIDHSNVHEYKEAVEDSGKNTFYLMPTIETEIAFDNQELIRLRKFIDTFPVGIPCFRIGGNDLLSLLGIKRPDYVTIYETPVRIAIDNCITAFRPFGYQLSAPVFEYIDDKNLPLLKKELMLDRAYGFLNKTAIHPVQVDLIQEILSVKNEELDLAKKIILHQDKAVFKADGQMCEPSTHINWAKKMLAIDRR from the coding sequence ATGAAAAAACATGCTGAGCAACTGTATTATCGATTAGGGGCAACACTATATATGCCCGCAATCAGACCTGATCTTGCGCAGAGACTAACAACAACTCAGGCCGGGTCAGTGGTACTCTGTACGGAAGATGCCATTTCAGAGTCTCAAATTGAAGATGCATTAAAAAATATTAATAAGCTGTTGATGAGCTTTCCCCAAATAAATACTAATGTATTTATTCGTGCTCGCTCACCACAGGTTTTAGCTAATTTACTGGCGCTGGATACGATCGATCATATTAAAGGGTTTGTTATTCCGAAAATTGATCACAGTAATGTACATGAATATAAGGAAGCTGTTGAGGATTCTGGTAAAAATACGTTTTATTTAATGCCAACAATTGAAACTGAAATAGCCTTTGATAATCAGGAGCTAATCCGACTACGAAAATTTATTGATACATTTCCTGTCGGCATTCCTTGTTTTAGAATAGGGGGTAACGACTTGTTAAGTCTGCTTGGTATAAAAAGGCCTGACTATGTAACGATTTATGAAACGCCTGTACGAATTGCCATTGACAACTGTATTACTGCTTTTAGGCCCTTTGGTTATCAATTATCAGCACCGGTATTTGAATATATTGATGATAAAAACTTACCTTTACTAAAAAAAGAGCTGATGCTTGATCGTGCTTACGGTTTTTTAAATAAAACGGCTATTCATCCTGTTCAAGTTGACTTAATTCAGGAAATTCTTTCTGTAAAAAACGAAGAGCTTGACTTAGCTAAAAAAATTATTCTACATCAAGATAAAGCAGTATTTAAAGCAGATGGGCAAATGTGCGAGCCGTCTACTCATATCAATTGGGCAAAAAAAATGCTTGCCATTGATAGGAGATAG
- a CDS encoding TerD family protein — protein sequence MAISLLKGGRVNLEKEAPGMTKMHVGLGWDVRATDGAAFDLDASLLMVNNEGKGIGEGGFVFYNSTKSACGSIQHMGDNLTGAGEGDDEVIKVTLPSIPAEVEKLVVVVTIHNAEERKQNFGLVENAFIRILNDDNQQEVVRYDLTEDYSTETSLIFGEIYKKDSEWRFVAKGDGFAGGLSAFLQTYGLA from the coding sequence ATGGCAATTAGTTTATTAAAAGGTGGACGTGTCAACCTTGAAAAAGAAGCCCCTGGTATGACTAAAATGCATGTGGGCTTGGGTTGGGATGTGCGCGCTACAGATGGTGCTGCATTTGATCTTGATGCATCTCTATTAATGGTAAACAACGAAGGAAAAGGTATTGGTGAAGGCGGTTTTGTCTTCTATAACAGTACCAAGTCAGCTTGTGGGTCAATACAGCACATGGGGGATAACCTGACTGGTGCAGGAGAAGGTGATGATGAAGTCATCAAGGTTACCTTGCCAAGCATTCCTGCTGAAGTTGAAAAACTAGTAGTTGTGGTGACTATTCACAATGCTGAAGAGCGTAAGCAAAACTTTGGCCTGGTAGAAAATGCATTTATTCGCATTTTGAATGATGATAATCAGCAGGAAGTAGTCCGTTATGACCTGACAGAAGATTATTCTACTGAAACCTCACTTATTTTTGGCGAGATCTACAAAAAAGATAGCGAATGGCGTTTTGTGGCTAAAGGTGATGGCTTTGCAGGTGGATTATCAGCCTTTTTGCAGACTTATGGATTGGCCTAA
- a CDS encoding TerD family protein: MAVSLSKGGNVSLEKTAPGMTNAIIGLGWDARSTDGSDFDLDASIFLVTDSGKVRSDADFIFYNQLKSQCGSVEHMGDNRTGEGEGDDESVKVDLVKIPADIQKIVIGVTIHDAESRNQNFGQVSNAFIRIINEANNEEVVRYDLSEDYSVETAMLFGELYRHGGEWKFKAVGQGFSGGLKSMATQYGVNVG, encoded by the coding sequence ATGGCAGTTTCATTATCGAAAGGTGGTAATGTAAGTTTAGAAAAAACAGCACCAGGCATGACTAACGCCATAATTGGCCTAGGCTGGGATGCTCGTTCCACTGATGGTTCTGACTTTGACCTGGATGCTTCCATTTTTCTGGTCACTGACTCAGGTAAAGTGCGTAGCGATGCTGACTTTATTTTCTATAACCAGCTAAAAAGCCAGTGTGGCTCTGTTGAGCATATGGGGGATAACCGTACTGGTGAAGGAGAAGGGGATGACGAGTCAGTAAAAGTTGATTTGGTTAAAATTCCTGCAGATATCCAAAAAATTGTCATAGGTGTCACTATTCACGATGCAGAATCCAGAAACCAAAACTTTGGTCAGGTTTCTAACGCTTTTATTCGTATCATCAATGAAGCGAACAACGAAGAAGTTGTACGTTACGACTTAAGTGAAGACTACTCAGTTGAAACAGCGATGTTATTTGGTGAGCTTTATCGCCATGGTGGTGAATGGAAATTCAAAGCTGTGGGTCAAGGATTCAGCGGTGGCTTAAAGTCAATGGCGACTCAGTACGGTGTTAATGTAGGCTAG
- a CDS encoding DUF6471 domain-containing protein: protein MKDSRINKSSWDKVCATLVQQARQKNNLTFRDLAELIKQKTSIDIEPNNLANRVNRGNFSASLLLAAFFAMEEPLPRSNELENIVVKVFEQS, encoded by the coding sequence ATGAAAGATTCTCGAATCAATAAATCGTCTTGGGATAAAGTTTGTGCCACGCTTGTCCAGCAGGCTAGGCAGAAAAATAATCTTACATTTCGAGATCTAGCTGAATTAATTAAACAAAAAACGAGTATTGATATAGAGCCAAATAATTTAGCTAATCGAGTTAATCGGGGAAACTTTTCAGCATCGCTATTATTGGCCGCTTTTTTTGCGATGGAAGAACCATTGCCAAGAAGTAATGAGTTAGAGAATATTGTCGTTAAGGTATTTGAGCAATCATAA
- a CDS encoding HAD family hydrolase, with amino-acid sequence MSLVVFTDIDDTLMQTERKCSVSDKLHPGAVDRDGQVISFYTEKQHRLINLLGDGKLIPVTGRNNAALCRTRFSFNHEIVINHGALVLNHDRTIDNGWLQIIELMLVQWQELLAEWTRQVQAIIDQQQLPLRAKVITDFDISCYVSIKVDNHVNKIEDFYSLLEPIINEVNGLEEARVHINGRNMALLPPYASKAKAVNYLKQKYQMLDEHTLFVGAGDSLSDIEFMKACDYLVVPQNCQITEQAL; translated from the coding sequence ATGTCACTCGTTGTATTTACTGATATTGATGACACGCTAATGCAAACAGAACGGAAGTGTTCAGTCAGTGACAAACTGCATCCAGGGGCCGTTGATCGAGATGGGCAAGTTATTTCTTTTTATACAGAAAAGCAGCATAGATTAATAAACTTACTGGGTGATGGTAAATTGATTCCAGTAACAGGAAGAAATAATGCTGCGCTCTGTCGTACCCGGTTTTCATTTAATCATGAAATAGTGATTAATCATGGGGCATTAGTGCTTAATCATGATCGAACCATTGATAATGGTTGGTTGCAAATTATTGAGTTAATGCTGGTTCAATGGCAGGAGCTTTTAGCAGAATGGACAAGGCAAGTTCAGGCAATAATTGATCAACAGCAGTTGCCATTACGAGCCAAAGTGATTACTGATTTTGATATCAGCTGCTATGTCAGTATAAAGGTAGACAATCACGTTAATAAGATAGAGGATTTCTATTCATTATTGGAACCTATTATTAACGAGGTAAATGGCCTGGAAGAAGCTCGGGTTCATATTAACGGTCGAAATATGGCTCTATTGCCACCTTATGCTTCCAAAGCTAAAGCTGTTAATTATTTAAAGCAAAAATACCAAATGCTAGATGAGCATACATTATTTGTTGGGGCAGGGGATAGTTTAAGTGATATAGAGTTTATGAAAGCCTGTGATTATCTGGTAGTGCCACAAAACTGTCAAATCACCGAACAAGCTTTATAA